A stretch of bacterium DNA encodes these proteins:
- a CDS encoding DUF4350 domain-containing protein, translating into MKGTTIFWSFVGVLVLGACLYLWFGAEWIEEEVDLGYSAEARRNDFLAAEQFLALHHVDTESTTGMKLLDALPPADDAILMSAAREALSERRRDALVAWVERGGLLMVIAHSTYDYGVEASRDRLLDQLGVFLLPPEIEDEEELEEGVDVDLDQALPSENEEAERSEASADEEDEVVADTPENLGEMLDLFLGTAECREGEDWLDRVDVGVEGREALVELRSENTLAVYEERLEDAYLSPKKQVLSLPVGEGRVVAMTSIHPFRNERIACQDHAWLLWHVFEGRPKVWMLHDPEVPSISDLAFATFPLVSWGGIGLVLVACLTYSLRFELPVRGSAVPRREHLEHVEASVTFHYRKGGFARLMRRLREDLGARAPRDREKWGARAGLPPDAVAEALREDVPRNRRAVVERTRSMLRMRRTK; encoded by the coding sequence GTGAAGGGGACGACGATCTTCTGGAGCTTCGTCGGCGTCCTCGTCCTGGGCGCCTGCCTCTATCTCTGGTTCGGCGCCGAGTGGATCGAGGAGGAAGTCGATCTCGGCTACTCCGCCGAGGCGCGACGGAACGATTTTCTCGCGGCGGAGCAATTCCTCGCGCTCCATCACGTCGATACGGAGTCGACGACCGGGATGAAGCTCCTCGACGCGCTGCCGCCGGCGGACGACGCGATTCTGATGTCGGCGGCGCGGGAGGCCCTCTCCGAGCGGCGTCGCGACGCGTTGGTCGCCTGGGTCGAGCGCGGAGGGCTCCTCATGGTGATCGCGCACTCGACCTACGACTACGGGGTCGAGGCCAGTCGCGATCGGTTGCTCGACCAGCTCGGTGTGTTCCTGCTTCCGCCGGAGATCGAGGACGAGGAGGAGCTGGAAGAGGGCGTCGACGTCGACCTCGATCAAGCGCTCCCTTCCGAGAACGAGGAGGCGGAGCGCTCCGAGGCGTCCGCGGACGAAGAGGACGAGGTCGTCGCCGACACGCCGGAGAACCTCGGCGAGATGCTCGATCTCTTCCTGGGGACCGCCGAGTGCCGCGAGGGCGAGGACTGGCTCGATCGCGTCGACGTGGGCGTCGAGGGACGAGAGGCCCTCGTCGAACTCCGGAGCGAGAACACGCTCGCGGTCTACGAGGAGCGACTCGAGGACGCGTATCTCTCGCCGAAGAAGCAGGTGCTCTCGCTGCCGGTGGGCGAGGGGCGGGTCGTCGCGATGACGTCGATCCATCCCTTCCGCAACGAACGGATCGCGTGCCAGGATCACGCCTGGCTTCTGTGGCACGTGTTCGAGGGGCGGCCGAAGGTCTGGATGCTCCACGATCCGGAGGTGCCGTCGATCAGCGACCTGGCCTTCGCGACCTTTCCCCTCGTGAGCTGGGGCGGGATCGGCCTCGTGCTGGTCGCCTGTCTGACCTATTCGCTTCGCTTCGAGCTCCCGGTTCGCGGGTCCGCGGTGCCCCGCCGTGAGCATCTGGAGCACGTCGAGGCGAGCGTGACCTTCCACTATCGCAAGGGCGGCTTCGCCCGGTTGATGAGGCGACTGCGCGAAGACCTCGGGGCCCGGGCGCCACGGGATCGCGAAAAATGGGGCGCACGCGCTGGGCTCCCGCCCGACGCGGTCGCCGAGGCGCTCCGGGAGGACGTGCCGCGCAATCGACGCGCGGTGGTCGAGCGGACGAGATCGATGCTCCGGATGAGGAGGACCAAATGA
- a CDS encoding DUF4129 domain-containing protein, with protein MAASPQVGSEDTAEARRAAAPIARGTWSEHLRPRSPYEATDFGFQFVRPYYGTLLAIAAAFLVPVVLVLAPFVNEHPFLTSLAIWWAKPVWERPILFHLSRAFFGQAPTARESLRGLESSVFRGLLASLTLQRLAPTRSFDLPVSVLEGGTGAVRSARLGILRRGRHGGAAAALTLVLIQVEGLLQIGLASLLFFFLPESVTDSIGESLFGGAEAHWLTSVVLFGLWALSILLVAPFYVAAGFSLYLHRRTELEAWDVELIFRRIAERASRRAGPAGAALAMIACVSLSLLPDPVAAYPNVSAEEAKASIETILEGEDFHEPDTVSMPRFLHEWEWETDDETGDPPPQWLQDLLAAIATFVAEFGQVILIALALGVVGWLVLRVLREGGLRLDLPAPGARRKHVPGELFGLEITEESLPDDVAGEALGAARAGRPRDALALLYRGALSRLALVHGAELSRGVTERECLDVARPLLAAEATSYFARLTRTWLRCAYGHLDPTADDLGALCEAWPRFFGAPDRRTAEEAVA; from the coding sequence ATGGCCGCTAGTCCGCAGGTCGGGAGCGAGGACACGGCGGAGGCACGGCGCGCGGCCGCGCCGATCGCTCGAGGGACCTGGTCCGAACACCTCCGTCCGCGCTCGCCCTACGAGGCGACCGACTTCGGCTTCCAGTTCGTCCGGCCCTACTACGGGACGCTGCTGGCGATCGCCGCGGCGTTCCTCGTTCCGGTGGTGCTCGTCCTCGCGCCCTTCGTGAACGAGCACCCGTTCCTGACCTCCCTCGCGATCTGGTGGGCGAAGCCCGTGTGGGAGCGGCCGATCCTCTTCCATCTCAGTCGCGCGTTCTTCGGGCAGGCCCCGACCGCCCGGGAGTCGCTCCGGGGCCTCGAGTCTTCGGTGTTTCGTGGCCTGCTCGCGTCGCTCACCCTCCAGCGCCTCGCGCCGACCCGCTCCTTCGATCTGCCCGTCTCGGTCCTCGAGGGTGGCACCGGCGCCGTGCGGAGCGCGCGCCTCGGGATCCTGCGGCGTGGTCGGCATGGCGGCGCCGCGGCGGCGCTGACCCTCGTGCTGATCCAGGTCGAGGGGCTTCTCCAGATCGGCCTCGCGTCGCTCCTCTTCTTCTTCCTGCCCGAGTCGGTCACCGATTCGATCGGCGAGTCGCTCTTCGGCGGCGCGGAGGCCCACTGGCTCACCTCCGTCGTCCTCTTCGGACTCTGGGCCCTGTCGATCCTGCTCGTCGCCCCCTTCTACGTCGCCGCCGGCTTCTCCCTCTATCTCCATCGCCGAACGGAGCTGGAGGCCTGGGACGTCGAGCTGATCTTCCGGCGGATCGCGGAGCGCGCATCTCGTCGCGCGGGGCCCGCAGGCGCGGCCCTCGCGATGATCGCCTGCGTCTCGCTCTCGCTGTTGCCCGACCCGGTCGCCGCGTATCCGAACGTCTCCGCAGAGGAAGCGAAGGCGTCGATCGAGACGATCCTCGAGGGCGAGGACTTCCACGAGCCGGATACGGTCTCGATGCCGCGCTTCCTCCACGAGTGGGAGTGGGAGACCGACGACGAGACTGGCGACCCGCCGCCGCAGTGGCTGCAGGATCTGCTCGCCGCGATCGCGACCTTCGTGGCCGAGTTCGGTCAGGTGATCCTGATCGCCCTCGCACTCGGCGTCGTGGGTTGGCTGGTGCTTCGGGTCCTCCGGGAGGGCGGGCTCCGCCTCGACCTGCCTGCGCCGGGCGCTCGACGAAAGCACGTCCCCGGAGAGCTCTTCGGCCTCGAGATCACCGAGGAGAGCCTGCCCGACGACGTCGCCGGAGAGGCGCTCGGGGCGGCGCGGGCGGGACGCCCCCGTGACGCGCTCGCGCTGCTCTATCGGGGAGCACTCTCGCGCCTCGCGCTGGTCCACGGGGCCGAGCTGTCCCGGGGCGTGACCGAACGGGAGTGCCTCGACGTCGCGCGTCCGCTGCTCGCGGCGGAGGCGACTTCGTACTTCGCGCGGCTCACCCGGACGTGGCTGCGCTGCGCCTACGGGCACCTCGATCCCACGGCGGATGACCTCGGCGCCCTCTGCGAGGCGTGGCCCCGCTTCTTCGGCGCCCCGGATCGGCGGACGGCGGAGGAGGCCGTCGCGTGA
- a CDS encoding stage II sporulation protein M, whose translation MKQRVFEEQRSARWDEFSALVDRLDASTGRRRATVDRTAFADFPERYRELCRDLAVASERHYSLRLLDGLNRLALDGHRILYTRDSNIALRSVRFFAWDFPRAVRRDGLAVAIATALFLVPGLVVAAMIAWSPELVYSVIPGGQVQEFEEMYDPAARVLGENRDAGTDMAMFGFYIMNNISIAFRAYASGLIFGLGSVVVLVQNGFLLGGVAAHLVSIGFTITFTSFVIGHGAFELTAIVLSGAAGLRLGWSLIAPGARTRWASLRQAASETVTIVYGVFAMLVVAALLEAFWSSKGAVLPEIKFAVGGVFWALVFAYFAFVGRGTKAVGRTGGGDGR comes from the coding sequence GTGAAGCAGCGGGTCTTCGAGGAGCAACGATCGGCGCGGTGGGACGAGTTCTCCGCGCTCGTCGATCGGCTCGATGCGAGCACGGGTCGTCGTCGCGCGACCGTGGATCGCACGGCGTTCGCCGACTTCCCGGAGCGCTACCGCGAGCTCTGTCGCGACCTCGCCGTCGCGAGCGAGCGTCACTACAGCCTGCGCCTGCTCGACGGCTTGAATCGCCTCGCCCTCGACGGCCACCGGATCCTCTACACCCGCGACTCGAACATCGCGCTTCGCAGCGTCCGCTTCTTCGCCTGGGACTTTCCGCGCGCGGTCCGACGCGACGGGCTCGCGGTCGCGATCGCGACGGCGCTCTTCCTCGTTCCGGGCCTCGTGGTCGCCGCGATGATCGCCTGGTCGCCGGAGCTCGTGTACAGCGTGATTCCCGGCGGCCAGGTCCAGGAATTCGAGGAGATGTACGACCCGGCGGCGCGTGTGCTCGGGGAGAACCGCGACGCGGGGACCGACATGGCGATGTTCGGCTTCTACATCATGAACAACATCAGCATCGCCTTCCGCGCCTACGCGTCCGGTCTGATCTTCGGTCTCGGAAGCGTGGTCGTGCTCGTGCAGAACGGGTTCCTGCTCGGCGGCGTCGCCGCGCACCTCGTCTCGATCGGCTTCACGATCACGTTCACGTCCTTCGTGATCGGTCACGGGGCCTTCGAGCTGACGGCGATCGTCTTGAGCGGCGCGGCCGGTCTCCGGCTCGGGTGGTCGCTGATCGCCCCCGGCGCCCGGACCCGCTGGGCGTCGCTCCGGCAGGCGGCGAGCGAGACCGTCACGATCGTCTACGGCGTCTTCGCGATGCTGGTGGTGGCGGCGCTCCTCGAGGCGTTCTGGTCTTCGAAGGGCGCCGTGCTGCCCGAGATCAAGTTCGCCGTCGGCGGTGTGTTCTGGGCCCTCGTCTTCGCCTACTTCGCGTTCGTCGGCCGTGGAACGAAGGCCGTCGGTCGAACGGGAGGCGGCGATGGCCGCTAG
- a CDS encoding RDD family protein has product MIDEAIAWVVSIAFAIIVSYFGEAGVGVYLVVYFLIEWFYPVLFEVLRHGQTPGKGVMGLRVVCDDATPIGWNDSLVRNLLRVVDFLPVGYLAGLVSVVTSRRFQRLGDLAAGTLVVHADRVDGPAGEERAAAREEWAEADRRLGAAPLPIPLVVEERRGIVGFAERQPDLSAERILELAELLEPLSGARGEEGRQRVIRIANGIAGGE; this is encoded by the coding sequence ATGATCGACGAGGCGATCGCCTGGGTCGTGAGCATCGCCTTCGCGATCATCGTCAGCTACTTCGGCGAAGCGGGCGTCGGGGTCTATCTCGTCGTCTACTTCCTGATCGAGTGGTTCTACCCGGTCCTCTTCGAGGTCCTGCGGCACGGGCAGACGCCGGGCAAGGGCGTGATGGGTCTGCGGGTCGTGTGCGACGACGCGACGCCGATCGGCTGGAACGACTCGCTGGTCCGGAACCTGCTCCGGGTCGTCGACTTCCTGCCCGTCGGCTACCTCGCCGGGCTCGTGAGCGTGGTGACGTCGCGGAGGTTCCAGCGACTCGGCGATCTCGCGGCGGGGACGCTCGTCGTGCACGCGGATCGCGTCGACGGACCCGCCGGCGAGGAGCGTGCGGCCGCGCGAGAGGAGTGGGCCGAGGCGGATCGTCGCCTGGGTGCAGCGCCTCTTCCGATTCCGCTCGTCGTCGAAGAGCGAAGGGGCATCGTGGGCTTCGCCGAGCGCCAGCCCGACCTCAGCGCCGAACGGATCCTCGAGCTCGCCGAACTGCTCGAGCCCCTCTCCGGCGCGCGCGGCGAGGAGGGGCGACAGCGGGTCATCCGAATTGCCAACGGCATCGCGGGGGGCGAGTGA
- a CDS encoding DUF975 family protein — translation MDESVYAAPESALDRPVEAGARSLDDAIEGNWDFDIVEVMSEAWQKISGAKGAMWVGILVMYAAIFVLQMVAGGIGAALGEGSILGISIAMAIQLVGQAIAYVVTTGLYFFAIKWAAGDHSATATDVLAGFSVAGALIGVYFLMTVISMVGFLLLILPGIYLIVSYSLAAPLVIERGLGVWEALETSRKTVTNHWFKVFGLGLLSSLAVGLGMAVTLGIGLIWAMPFFFMVYGVLYNRIFGYSGAGGAAG, via the coding sequence ATGGATGAATCCGTGTACGCCGCGCCGGAGAGCGCGCTCGACCGACCGGTCGAGGCCGGGGCGCGATCCCTCGACGACGCAATCGAAGGAAACTGGGACTTCGACATCGTGGAAGTGATGTCGGAGGCCTGGCAGAAGATCTCGGGCGCGAAGGGCGCGATGTGGGTCGGGATCCTGGTCATGTACGCGGCGATCTTCGTGCTGCAGATGGTGGCGGGCGGGATCGGCGCCGCTCTCGGCGAGGGCTCGATCCTGGGGATCAGCATCGCGATGGCCATCCAGCTCGTGGGCCAGGCGATCGCGTACGTCGTGACCACCGGGCTCTACTTCTTCGCGATCAAGTGGGCCGCAGGAGATCACTCGGCGACCGCCACGGACGTGTTGGCCGGGTTCTCGGTCGCCGGCGCGCTGATCGGCGTCTACTTCCTGATGACGGTGATCTCGATGGTCGGCTTCCTGTTGCTCATCCTCCCGGGCATCTACCTGATCGTCTCCTACTCCCTCGCGGCGCCGCTCGTGATCGAACGCGGGCTCGGGGTCTGGGAGGCGCTCGAGACGTCGCGAAAGACGGTCACGAATCACTGGTTCAAGGTCTTCGGGCTCGGACTCCTGTCATCGCTCGCCGTGGGCCTCGGCATGGCCGTCACCCTCGGCATCGGTTTGATCTGGGCCATGCCCTTCTTCTTCATGGTCTACGGCGTGCTCTACAACCGCATCTTCGGCTATTCCGGAGCGGGGGGAGCCGCTGGCTGA
- a CDS encoding 50S ribosomal protein L11 methyltransferase encodes MTRELESHLGAFGTHLAERHPPLCPELSLWLLGDEVDLEGGCDELAEGAAPPFWAFCWGSGQALARHVLDHPELVRGLEVVDLGTGSGIVAIAAARAGAARVLATDLDPQSRRAAALNAERNGVTIETTSEAPETWDLMLAADVLYETGLRDWILGEALTRGPILLADPQRTGTPRVDAPILRTIPSCTFPDVDSPQKNVVLHLLPRS; translated from the coding sequence ATGACGCGTGAGCTCGAGTCGCATCTCGGTGCCTTCGGCACCCACCTCGCCGAGCGGCACCCTCCCCTGTGTCCGGAGCTCTCGCTCTGGCTCCTCGGAGACGAAGTGGACCTGGAAGGCGGCTGCGACGAGCTCGCCGAAGGGGCTGCCCCGCCGTTCTGGGCGTTCTGCTGGGGAAGCGGGCAGGCCCTGGCCCGGCACGTGCTCGATCACCCGGAGCTCGTACGGGGGCTCGAGGTCGTCGACCTCGGGACCGGCAGCGGCATCGTCGCGATCGCCGCCGCTCGCGCCGGCGCCGCCCGCGTTCTGGCGACCGACCTCGATCCGCAGTCCCGCCGCGCCGCGGCGCTGAATGCCGAGCGGAACGGCGTCACGATCGAGACGACCTCCGAGGCGCCCGAGACCTGGGATCTGATGCTCGCGGCCGACGTCCTCTACGAGACGGGGCTCCGCGACTGGATCCTGGGCGAGGCGCTCACCCGCGGTCCGATCCTCCTCGCGGATCCGCAGCGGACGGGCACGCCGAGGGTCGATGCGCCGATTCTGCGGACGATCCCCTCGTGCACCTTCCCCGACGTGGACTCCCCCCAGAAGAACGTCGTGCTCCACCTGCTTCCGCGGTCCTGA
- a CDS encoding glutathione S-transferase family protein: protein MRLYDFHESGNGYKVRLLLSQLGLEYERVELDILKGETRTKDFLAINPNGRIPTLVLDDGRILSESNAILYYLAQGTEYWPSDRFEQAQVLQWMGFEQYSHEPFIATVRFWTFSGQLGEHEAELPERRAKGEAALDVMEQHLAREPFFVGGRYSIADIALYAYTHVADEGGYDLAPRPAIRDWIERVAAQPDAVEITAVAKH, encoded by the coding sequence ATGCGGCTCTACGACTTCCACGAATCCGGCAACGGCTACAAGGTTCGCCTGCTGCTCTCCCAGCTGGGCCTCGAATACGAGCGGGTCGAGCTCGACATCCTGAAGGGCGAGACGCGGACGAAGGACTTCCTCGCGATCAATCCGAACGGTCGGATCCCGACCCTCGTCCTCGACGACGGGCGAATCCTCTCGGAGAGCAACGCGATCCTCTACTACCTGGCGCAGGGCACGGAGTACTGGCCGTCGGATCGATTCGAGCAGGCGCAGGTCCTCCAGTGGATGGGCTTCGAGCAGTACAGCCACGAGCCCTTCATCGCGACGGTCCGCTTCTGGACCTTCTCGGGCCAGCTCGGCGAGCACGAAGCCGAGCTCCCCGAACGCCGAGCCAAGGGGGAGGCGGCGCTCGACGTGATGGAGCAGCACCTCGCGCGCGAGCCCTTCTTCGTGGGCGGCCGCTATTCGATCGCGGACATCGCGCTCTACGCCTACACCCACGTCGCGGACGAAGGGGGCTACGACCTCGCCCCGCGTCCCGCCATCCGCGACTGGATCGAGCGCGTGGCGGCCCAGCCCGACGCCGTCGAGATCACCGCCGTAGCAAAGCACTGA
- a CDS encoding thiopurine S-methyltransferase: MKAEFWKERWEQDQLGWHQTEANAQLIREWPALGIAEDAKVFVPLCGKSLDMHWLHERGHAVVGCELSSIACRDFFAEAGRSVEPARVGAFERYEAEGYRLLCGDFFDLSAADLEGVAGVFDRGSLIALPPEMRTRYAAHMAKVLPGNVKILLLTVEYDQSVVNGPPHSVRAEELFGHDFALTLRYRSEPSEPQHPRFQAAGLETWQEAVWLIERRPGGPTDDR, translated from the coding sequence GTGAAAGCGGAGTTCTGGAAGGAGCGCTGGGAGCAGGACCAGCTCGGCTGGCACCAGACCGAGGCCAACGCCCAGCTGATTCGGGAATGGCCGGCGCTGGGCATCGCGGAGGACGCGAAGGTCTTCGTGCCGCTCTGCGGCAAGAGCCTCGACATGCACTGGCTGCACGAACGGGGTCACGCGGTCGTCGGCTGCGAGCTCTCGTCGATCGCCTGTCGAGATTTCTTCGCCGAAGCCGGGCGATCCGTCGAACCGGCCCGAGTCGGCGCTTTCGAGCGCTACGAAGCCGAGGGCTACCGCCTGCTCTGTGGGGATTTCTTCGACCTGTCGGCGGCGGATCTCGAAGGCGTCGCCGGGGTCTTCGACCGGGGCTCGCTGATCGCGCTCCCACCCGAGATGCGCACCCGCTACGCCGCGCACATGGCGAAGGTCCTGCCGGGGAACGTGAAGATCCTGCTGCTGACGGTCGAGTACGATCAGTCGGTCGTGAACGGCCCGCCCCACTCGGTGCGGGCCGAAGAGCTCTTCGGCCACGACTTCGCGCTGACGCTTCGCTACCGGAGCGAACCGTCCGAGCCGCAGCATCCGCGTTTCCAGGCGGCCGGGCTCGAGACCTGGCAGGAGGCGGTCTGGCTCATCGAGCGACGCCCCGGCGGACCGACCGATGATCGGTGA
- a CDS encoding metallophosphoesterase, with translation MIGEGGLAWLFPALAVAVWIGVPIYAAIARGRFYAIFSAVLLTFALPAALLLHARLRLLVPETLTTPIDVAFAYSMAAAGVQFAHLVRARMRSSLFRWAVSVPGQTFIAAGMLAGPWLLLLLPLRLVFDAFGWTAALDGLVLLEALPIFVSIASILTSVSARPETVRFELSDQGPEQMRRVPVERIHGEVPMPPVQRPLRIVQLTDTHLGPWQSVSRLRRRIEDLVGREPDLVALTGDFLTMESMGSPGCLEEALSPLRPIADRCVAIFGNHDHEAPDHVIAAMSSLGIRLLVDDEATFGTPVGPVQVVGADFVGRGHREHLSDLLERHPRRAGHLRLLLLHDPVGFHALPEDDVDLVLSGHTHGGQVGLVSLGLDWTVLSRSRWPDQGLFARGGSRLYVHRGTGFYGFPLRVGVPPEHSVLEIGWRPAAS, from the coding sequence ATGATCGGTGAAGGCGGTCTCGCGTGGCTCTTTCCCGCCCTCGCCGTGGCCGTGTGGATCGGCGTCCCGATCTACGCCGCGATCGCGCGAGGTCGCTTCTACGCGATCTTCTCCGCGGTCCTGCTGACCTTCGCGCTGCCGGCGGCGCTGCTGCTCCATGCCCGGCTTCGTCTGCTCGTCCCGGAGACCCTGACGACGCCGATCGACGTCGCCTTCGCCTACTCGATGGCGGCCGCGGGGGTCCAGTTCGCCCATCTCGTGCGGGCGCGCATGCGCAGCTCCCTGTTCCGCTGGGCGGTGTCGGTCCCGGGCCAGACCTTCATCGCCGCCGGCATGCTGGCGGGCCCCTGGCTGCTGCTGCTCCTGCCCCTCCGCCTCGTCTTCGACGCCTTCGGCTGGACGGCGGCCCTCGATGGCCTCGTGCTTCTCGAGGCGCTGCCGATCTTCGTGTCGATCGCCTCCATCCTGACTTCCGTCAGCGCGCGCCCGGAGACGGTCCGCTTCGAGCTCTCCGATCAGGGCCCCGAGCAGATGCGCCGCGTGCCCGTCGAACGCATCCACGGCGAGGTCCCGATGCCCCCGGTCCAGCGACCCCTCCGGATCGTGCAGCTGACCGACACCCACCTCGGCCCTTGGCAGAGCGTGTCGCGCCTGCGCCGCCGGATCGAAGACCTGGTCGGGCGCGAGCCGGACCTCGTCGCACTGACCGGCGACTTCCTGACGATGGAGAGCATGGGCTCTCCGGGCTGCCTCGAAGAAGCCCTCTCGCCGCTCCGCCCGATCGCCGACCGCTGCGTGGCGATCTTCGGCAATCACGACCACGAAGCGCCCGATCACGTGATCGCCGCGATGTCGAGTCTCGGCATCCGTCTGCTCGTCGACGACGAAGCCACCTTCGGGACCCCGGTCGGCCCCGTCCAGGTCGTCGGTGCGGACTTCGTCGGCCGCGGCCATCGCGAACACCTGAGCGACCTGCTCGAGCGCCATCCGCGCCGGGCAGGCCATCTCCGACTGCTGCTGCTCCACGATCCGGTGGGATTCCACGCCCTGCCCGAGGACGACGTCGACCTCGTGCTCTCGGGTCATACCCACGGCGGACAGGTCGGACTCGTTTCCCTCGGCCTCGACTGGACGGTCCTGTCCCGCTCACGCTGGCCGGACCAGGGCCTCTTCGCGCGGGGCGGCAGCCGCCTCTACGTCCACCGCGGCACCGGCTTCTACGGCTTCCCGCTCCGCGTCGGCGTCCCCCCCGAGCACTCCGTCCTCGAGATCGGCTGGCGCCCCGCCGCTTCCTAG
- a CDS encoding glucose 1-dehydrogenase, translating to MGQLDGKTIIITGAAQGMGAVHARRCVEEGARVVLTDLQAEAGEKLAAELGENACFVAQDVTSESDWDRVVDEATTRFGGIDGLVNNAAIWWTKPVLEEDATDFLKMLEVNVIGTWQGVRKVAPKMAARGGGSIVNLSSIAGTRGIPEHAAYGASKWAVRGLSKVAAGELGAMGVRVNTIHPGAVDGTGMFLVPEEEREEMFATQPLPRPARREEISGLLIFLLSDDSSYVTGHEHVIDGGRTVW from the coding sequence ATGGGACAGCTCGACGGAAAGACGATCATCATCACGGGTGCCGCCCAGGGCATGGGCGCGGTCCATGCGCGCCGCTGCGTCGAGGAGGGCGCGCGGGTCGTCCTGACGGACCTGCAGGCGGAGGCCGGCGAGAAGCTGGCGGCCGAGCTCGGCGAGAACGCCTGCTTCGTCGCCCAGGACGTGACGAGCGAGTCCGACTGGGATCGGGTCGTCGACGAGGCGACGACCCGTTTCGGCGGAATCGACGGACTCGTGAACAATGCGGCGATCTGGTGGACGAAGCCCGTCCTCGAGGAGGATGCGACGGACTTTCTCAAGATGCTCGAGGTGAACGTGATCGGGACCTGGCAGGGCGTTCGCAAGGTCGCCCCGAAGATGGCCGCGCGGGGCGGAGGCTCGATCGTGAACCTCTCTTCGATCGCGGGAACGCGCGGGATCCCCGAGCACGCGGCCTACGGTGCCTCGAAGTGGGCGGTGCGCGGTCTGTCGAAGGTCGCTGCCGGGGAGCTCGGGGCGATGGGCGTGCGCGTCAACACCATTCATCCGGGCGCGGTCGACGGAACCGGGATGTTCCTCGTGCCCGAGGAGGAGCGGGAGGAGATGTTCGCGACCCAGCCGCTTCCGCGCCCCGCGCGTCGCGAGGAGATCTCGGGATTGCTGATCTTCCTGCTCTCGGACGACTCGAGCTACGTCACGGGCCACGAGCACGTGATCGATGGCGGACGGACCGTCTGGTAG
- a CDS encoding SDR family NAD(P)-dependent oxidoreductase, which yields MKRLSGRVAVITGGASGIGLATASRLADRGCGLALVDVNAEALAEAEKSFLERDVPISTHVVDVADPAQMEALPEAVVAEHGAVHVLVNNAGVSVAATFEDHSLEDLQWIVGINLWGVIHGCKFFLPELRKQDEAHIVNISSMFGFLGVPSQSSYCATKFAVRGLTEALWAELRDTQIGVTSIHPGGINTNIAKTMRGDDPELRGAAAAALGRSRGPEAVAKKIVRAIERDEFRAIVGIEAYVSEWLKRLMPVWTHRLLTRRMKSFAQPAD from the coding sequence TTGAAGCGACTCTCGGGCCGGGTGGCGGTGATCACGGGCGGAGCGAGCGGGATCGGGCTGGCGACGGCATCGCGGCTCGCGGATCGGGGATGCGGTCTCGCGCTGGTCGACGTGAACGCCGAGGCGCTGGCGGAGGCGGAGAAGTCGTTCCTCGAGCGAGACGTTCCGATCTCGACCCACGTCGTCGACGTCGCCGATCCCGCCCAGATGGAGGCGCTTCCGGAGGCGGTCGTGGCCGAACACGGCGCGGTCCACGTTCTCGTGAACAACGCCGGCGTCTCCGTCGCCGCGACCTTCGAGGATCACTCGCTCGAAGATCTCCAGTGGATCGTGGGGATCAACCTCTGGGGCGTGATCCACGGCTGCAAGTTCTTCCTGCCGGAACTCAGGAAGCAGGACGAAGCCCATATCGTGAACATCTCGAGCATGTTCGGGTTCCTGGGCGTGCCCTCCCAGAGCTCGTACTGCGCGACGAAGTTCGCCGTTCGCGGCTTGACGGAAGCGCTCTGGGCGGAGCTTCGTGATACGCAGATCGGTGTCACGAGCATCCATCCGGGCGGAATCAACACGAACATCGCGAAGACCATGCGCGGCGACGATCCCGAGCTGCGCGGCGCTGCAGCCGCTGCGTTGGGGCGCTCGCGTGGTCCCGAGGCCGTCGCGAAGAAGATCGTACGAGCGATCGAGCGCGACGAGTTCCGCGCGATCGTCGGAATCGAAGCCTACGTGTCCGAGTGGCTGAAACGGCTGATGCCCGTGTGGACCCATCGCCTGCTGACGCGCCGCATGAAGAGCTTCGCGCAGCCGGCCGACTAG